From the Bacteroidales bacterium genome, one window contains:
- a CDS encoding TonB-dependent receptor: MSAITISKLKQTFVLLISFLIVTIKVNGQSGNVVIIDSKSKETIPFANVCIEELGSNQKFYHISDKDGAVKNLCKNKALISVSFVGYKTYKDTIQPNKSYQIALIPQVFDLDQVIVTANFIPQKADKSIYNVKVIDSRKIEMKAATNLSDILKDEVNFQVSYDPALGSSLKLKGLSGNNVKILVDGVPVIGRLGGNIDLSQLNLYNIDHVEIVEGPMSVIYGSNALAGAINIITKENLHSNYNVTANTYLENLGTYNFDGIVAFKSGKNNFSFSGGRNFFNGVYLENIDKNRSQTWKPKEQYNADFYYVYNQDKYKIKYQSSFMNERLLDKGDQFSPWFRYANDSWFKSLRFTNRIEYNLKIGNDYFLNVWGSHSFYERKKLTYQKDFIDSSSQLVNDNSSNDTTKSNAFAYKLLFGNQNPEKLFNFVSGIDLNYETASGKRILDEKQSIGDYAIFTSLMLNLGKTLSIQPGFRYDYNTKFNSPPVPSINVKWNVFSFLNIRASYTRGYRAPSIKELYILFKDVNHDIRPNDTLKAERGNNFDLSFSFNTDKTDKIHFTNVELSMFYNQIDNIIYLAPITTLPVGTFYKYINISYFNTFGGQVAFKYSFYPRFDLGFGFGETGTYASTDVKNQRLGRYKYGTDASINTSYLIPKLDVKVYLNYKYSGVKFNPSLDSNNQIVFGSINPFTTIDISLMKKFFSNKLTISCGLKNLLDNKIVLSKGVTGDTPHTGGDGSPVGYGRVFFTSITYNIFN; this comes from the coding sequence ATGTCAGCTATTACTATTTCAAAATTGAAACAAACCTTCGTACTACTTATCTCATTTCTTATAGTAACCATTAAGGTTAATGGTCAGAGTGGAAACGTTGTAATCATAGATTCCAAGAGCAAGGAAACTATTCCATTTGCTAATGTTTGCATTGAAGAATTGGGATCAAATCAAAAGTTTTATCATATATCCGACAAGGATGGTGCTGTTAAAAACCTCTGTAAAAATAAGGCTTTGATATCCGTCTCTTTTGTTGGCTATAAAACTTATAAAGACACTATTCAGCCCAACAAAAGCTATCAAATTGCACTTATACCTCAGGTGTTCGATTTAGATCAGGTGATTGTCACTGCTAACTTTATTCCACAAAAAGCGGATAAATCAATCTATAACGTTAAGGTTATCGATTCCCGAAAAATCGAAATGAAAGCAGCAACAAATCTTTCAGATATTCTTAAAGATGAAGTAAACTTTCAGGTTTCTTACGATCCTGCCCTTGGAAGTAGTCTTAAACTGAAGGGGTTATCGGGTAACAATGTTAAAATCTTAGTAGATGGTGTACCCGTTATTGGTAGATTGGGAGGAAATATCGATTTAAGCCAGCTAAATCTCTATAATATCGATCATGTTGAAATTGTAGAAGGGCCTATGTCTGTTATTTATGGAAGTAATGCCCTTGCCGGTGCTATAAATATTATCACTAAAGAAAATCTTCATTCAAATTACAATGTTACGGCAAATACTTATTTAGAGAATTTAGGAACCTACAATTTCGATGGTATTGTCGCTTTTAAAAGCGGTAAAAATAATTTTTCGTTCTCCGGCGGTCGTAATTTTTTTAATGGGGTTTACTTAGAAAATATTGATAAAAATCGCTCGCAAACATGGAAACCAAAAGAGCAGTACAACGCTGATTTTTACTACGTTTACAATCAGGATAAATACAAGATTAAGTATCAGTCCTCATTTATGAATGAGCGTTTACTCGATAAAGGAGATCAATTTTCACCTTGGTTCAGATATGCTAATGATAGCTGGTTTAAATCTTTACGATTTACAAATAGAATAGAATATAATCTTAAAATTGGTAACGATTACTTCTTGAATGTTTGGGGCTCCCATTCGTTTTATGAAAGGAAAAAGTTAACCTACCAAAAGGATTTTATAGATTCATCATCGCAACTGGTTAACGATAACTCATCAAACGACACAACCAAATCCAACGCATTTGCATACAAACTACTTTTTGGAAACCAAAACCCCGAAAAACTTTTCAACTTTGTATCTGGCATTGACCTAAACTACGAAACTGCTTCGGGGAAGAGAATTCTTGATGAAAAACAGTCAATAGGTGATTATGCTATTTTTACTAGCCTAATGCTCAACCTAGGTAAAACGCTAAGCATTCAACCCGGATTTAGGTATGACTACAACACTAAATTTAATTCGCCCCCAGTTCCTTCCATCAACGTTAAATGGAATGTATTTTCATTCCTAAATATCAGGGCATCATATACTAGAGGCTATAGAGCGCCATCCATAAAAGAACTTTACATTCTCTTTAAAGATGTTAATCACGATATCAGACCAAACGATACATTGAAGGCCGAGAGAGGAAACAACTTTGATCTTTCTTTCAGTTTTAATACCGATAAGACAGACAAAATCCATTTTACCAATGTAGAACTAAGCATGTTTTACAACCAAATTGATAACATTATTTACCTTGCACCAATCACTACATTACCTGTAGGCACATTCTACAAATACATAAACATCAGTTACTTCAACACTTTTGGAGGACAGGTTGCATTTAAGTACAGTTTCTACCCTCGCTTCGATCTTGGATTTGGATTTGGAGAAACAGGAACATACGCATCAACTGATGTTAAAAACCAACGATTAGGAAGATATAAATATGGAACTGATGCGAGTATAAACACTTCCTATCTAATTCCAAAATTGGATGTTAAGGTTTACTTGAACTACAAATATTCTGGCGTAAAATTCAATCCCTCTTTAGATTCCAATAATCAAATAGTGTTCGGATCTATAAATCCATTTACTACAATTGATATATCATTAATGAAAAAATTCTTTTCAAATAAGCTAACAATTTCCTGTGGACTTAAGAACCTTCTTGACAATAAAATAGTACTAAGCAAAGGTGTTACTGGCGATACTCCTCATACTGGAGGCGATGGAAGTCCAGTTGGCTATGGTCGGGTTTTCTTTACATCAATAACATATAATATCTTTAATTAA
- a CDS encoding NYN domain-containing protein: protein MVTNKKIAILIDGDNAESKLIEQFIAEAGRFGRVTVKRIYCDWTDNRMNSWKAVINKFAIRPIQKFAYTTAKNSTDTALIIDAMDLLHSKQVDGFCIVSSDSDYTGLAHRIREEGLFIMGIGKSHTPEAFVKACENFTFSEILHPTEVHEIKKIQKKVNKKKEVESEIKPIKLPEQKKSGTIDLNVIGSLKESGIININLKQIESAYQMIIDIDTGQALLSRFSEALRKVDPTFDHRNFGYSSFRKFCEALEPDYETVLHEDGQTLSLRKKE from the coding sequence ATGGTAACAAATAAAAAAATAGCTATCCTAATTGATGGGGACAATGCCGAAAGTAAGCTTATTGAACAGTTTATTGCTGAGGCTGGGCGTTTTGGACGGGTAACAGTTAAAAGAATTTACTGCGATTGGACCGATAACCGAATGAATAGCTGGAAAGCGGTGATTAATAAGTTTGCCATTCGACCCATCCAAAAATTCGCCTATACAACTGCAAAAAACTCTACCGATACCGCTTTAATAATAGATGCCATGGACTTACTCCACTCCAAACAGGTGGATGGGTTTTGTATTGTATCTAGCGATAGCGATTATACAGGACTGGCTCATAGAATTCGAGAGGAAGGTCTGTTTATAATGGGCATTGGTAAATCTCATACACCAGAAGCATTTGTAAAAGCCTGCGAAAACTTCACATTCTCCGAAATATTGCACCCAACCGAAGTACATGAAATTAAAAAAATACAAAAAAAGGTAAACAAGAAAAAGGAAGTAGAGAGTGAAATAAAGCCTATTAAATTACCAGAGCAAAAAAAATCTGGCACAATCGACCTAAATGTTATAGGCTCGCTAAAGGAATCGGGCATTATAAATATCAACCTTAAACAAATTGAATCGGCATACCAAATGATAATTGATATAGATACAGGGCAAGCACTGCTATCAAGATTCTCTGAAGCACTAAGAAAGGTTGACCCAACATTCGATCACAGAAACTTCGGTTACTCCTCCTTCAGGAAATTTTGCGAAGCACTTGAACCCGATTACGAAACAGTTCTCCACGAGGATGGGCAAACACTGTCGTTAAGGAAGAAAGAGTAA
- a CDS encoding ABC-F family ATP-binding cassette domain-containing protein codes for MISVDGLTLEFGGTTLFKDIAFSINEKDRIALMGKNGAGKSTLLKIIAGERNATRGRVSAPKDAVIAYLPQHLITENKRSVFEEASLAFAKIFEMKHEIETLNNQLSVRTDYESESYFKLIEQVSALSEKYYTIEDINFDAEVEKILLGLGFLREDFTRPTSEFSGGWRMRIELAKILLQKPDLILLDEPTNHMDIESVQWLEEFLINSAKAVIIISHDRAFVDNITTRTIEMTMGRIYDYKVNYSSYLELRKERRGQQQKQYDEQQKMIAENQEFIERFRGTYSKTNQVQSRVKMLEKLEILEVDEEDNSALRLKFPPSPRSGSWPIIAEGLSKSYGEHNVFSNVTISIERGERVAFVGKNGEGKSTLVKAIMGEIDFEGKLALGHNVMIGYFAQNQASLLDEELTVFQTIDDVAKGDIRTKIKDILGAFMFGGDNTSKKVKVLSGGERTRLAMIKLLLEPVNLLILDEPTNHLDMKTKDILKSALKDYDGTLILVSHDRDFLDGLVSKVYEFGNKKVKEHLYDIKGFLEKKKLENLKELERKNQK; via the coding sequence ATGATCTCTGTAGACGGGTTAACATTGGAATTTGGAGGAACAACTCTATTTAAAGATATTGCTTTTTCTATAAATGAGAAAGATCGGATTGCCCTGATGGGTAAAAATGGTGCAGGAAAATCAACTCTTCTTAAAATAATTGCAGGCGAAAGAAATGCGACCCGTGGTCGAGTTTCAGCACCTAAGGATGCTGTGATTGCCTATTTACCACAACATTTAATTACTGAGAATAAACGTTCGGTTTTTGAAGAGGCTTCACTGGCATTTGCCAAGATTTTTGAGATGAAGCACGAGATAGAGACTCTGAATAACCAATTATCAGTCCGAACTGATTATGAATCGGAAAGTTACTTTAAGTTAATTGAGCAGGTTTCCGCTTTAAGTGAGAAGTACTACACTATCGAGGATATTAATTTTGATGCTGAGGTTGAAAAGATACTGCTTGGTTTAGGTTTTCTTCGAGAGGATTTTACGCGACCTACCAGCGAATTTAGTGGCGGTTGGCGTATGCGCATTGAGTTAGCTAAGATATTACTTCAAAAACCTGATCTAATCCTTCTCGATGAGCCTACAAATCACATGGATATTGAGTCGGTTCAGTGGCTTGAGGAATTTTTAATTAACAGCGCTAAAGCTGTAATTATTATATCTCACGACCGTGCTTTTGTCGATAATATTACAACTCGTACCATTGAAATGACAATGGGTCGAATCTACGACTATAAGGTAAACTATTCAAGTTACTTGGAGTTACGAAAGGAGAGGAGGGGGCAACAGCAGAAACAATACGATGAGCAACAAAAGATGATTGCTGAAAATCAGGAATTTATTGAACGGTTTAGAGGTACATACTCTAAAACCAATCAGGTACAATCGAGGGTGAAAATGCTGGAGAAGTTGGAGATATTAGAGGTAGACGAGGAGGATAATTCAGCGCTTCGCCTAAAGTTTCCCCCATCGCCCCGTTCGGGGAGTTGGCCTATAATTGCCGAGGGTTTATCCAAGAGTTATGGTGAGCATAATGTTTTCTCAAATGTAACAATTTCCATTGAGAGAGGAGAGAGGGTTGCTTTTGTTGGGAAGAATGGCGAAGGTAAATCAACGCTTGTGAAAGCCATTATGGGGGAGATTGATTTTGAGGGTAAGCTTGCACTTGGGCATAATGTTATGATTGGATATTTTGCCCAGAACCAAGCTTCACTTTTAGATGAAGAGTTAACTGTTTTCCAAACCATTGATGATGTTGCAAAGGGCGATATTCGTACTAAAATTAAGGATATTCTAGGTGCATTTATGTTTGGTGGTGATAATACCTCCAAAAAGGTTAAGGTTCTTTCTGGTGGTGAGAGAACCCGTTTGGCTATGATAAAGCTTTTGCTTGAGCCTGTAAACTTGCTTATCCTCGATGAGCCTACCAACCATCTTGATATGAAAACCAAGGATATTCTAAAGAGTGCCCTGAAGGATTACGATGGAACGCTCATCCTTGTATCGCATGATCGTGATTTTCTGGATGGTTTAGTAAGTAAGGTTTATGAGTTTGGCAACAAAAAGGTGAAAGAACATCTTTATGATATCAAGGGTTTCCTTGAGAAGAAGAAACTTGAGAATTTAAAAGAGTTGGAGAGGAAGAATCAGAAGTAG
- the ung gene encoding uracil-DNA glycosylase codes for MNPQIEESWKEALKNEFKQDYFTNLKTFLVEEKKKHVIYPPGPMIFNAFNYTPFNNVKVVLLGQDPYHGPGQAHGLCFSVANGVQKPPSLINIFKEIHSDLGITRPMNGNLEKWAKQGVLLLNATLTVRAHQAGSHQKKGWETFTDAAITAISRNKTGVVFLLWGAYAQAKVSIIDQSKHFVLTAPHPSPLSVTRGFFGCKHFSKTNEILRNQGKVEIDWRIE; via the coding sequence ATAAACCCTCAAATTGAGGAGAGCTGGAAAGAGGCTTTGAAAAATGAATTTAAACAGGATTATTTCACAAATCTAAAAACGTTTCTTGTAGAGGAAAAGAAGAAACATGTTATTTACCCTCCTGGTCCAATGATTTTTAACGCCTTTAATTATACCCCTTTTAATAACGTCAAAGTTGTTTTGCTCGGTCAAGATCCTTATCATGGTCCGGGTCAGGCACATGGTTTATGCTTTTCAGTTGCCAATGGGGTTCAGAAACCGCCTTCGCTTATTAATATTTTTAAAGAGATTCATTCAGACCTAGGAATTACAAGACCAATGAATGGAAATTTGGAGAAATGGGCAAAGCAGGGTGTTCTGCTTTTAAATGCAACATTAACTGTAAGGGCTCACCAAGCAGGGTCGCATCAGAAAAAAGGTTGGGAAACTTTTACCGATGCTGCTATTACTGCTATTTCTAGGAATAAGACGGGTGTTGTATTTCTGTTATGGGGGGCATATGCACAAGCCAAGGTATCTATTATAGATCAATCAAAACATTTTGTTCTCACAGCACCGCATCCATCACCGCTATCGGTTACTCGTGGTTTTTTTGGATGTAAGCATTTCTCCAAAACGAATGAGATATTGCGTAATCAGGGAAAAGTTGAGATTGATTGGCGTATAGAATAA
- a CDS encoding PAS domain S-box protein, which translates to MKPLLRILVVEDSEDDALLVLRQIKKGEYDTEYERVQTAETMKAALHKKNWDVVLSDYVMPHFNGLEALGVLKESGIDIPFIIISGTIGEEVAVEAMKAGAHDYIMKNNLKRLLPAIERELRESADRAEKREFEQKQKQTEKLLHESEERFRRLAENARDVIYRMTIPDGKYEYVSPAALSIFGYSPEECYNAPLLIRQAIHPDWNKYFEEQWTNLIKGEMPPIYEYQFIHKSGEVRWLNQRNILVCDNTEKPIAIEGIVTDITERKQAEETLKEQYSKLQGIIESTDALIFALDRQYRYTSFNHGHASMMKLIYNIDIKIGQNMLDYMMVAEDREKAKQNLDRALNGEQIIEEAYFGDESRSRLYFQVSHNPIKTENGNIIGVVVLAQDISERRQMEETLRKNECTLKEAQRVGRLGSWELNIINNHLTWSDQIYRIFEIDPIEFGASYEAFLNAIHPDDREKVDFAYTNSLKTHTPYTIDHRIRFTDGRIKYVQEQCETFYDSEGKPLRSVGVVQDITERKSAEEAIQHSEYVTSIMNQISNAFLTHSDDEIYNQVLDIILKIFNCKIGLFGYIDQNFDLVIPSLTRNIWDKCQVEDKTIKFPHESWGDTLWGKAIREKKTYTSSGTFHIPIGHMPINNFITVPIVYCNETIGLLSLANRDDNFSEEDCDFLENIASYMSPILKARLQRDEQLIKRKIAEEEVLKLSKGIEQSPVSIIITDINGSIEYVNPKFCELTGYTKSEVIGENPRILKSGFSAITDYKVLWDTINSGKVWIGEFYNKKKSGEYYWESASIAPIFNPNNEIIHFISIKEDITEKKYLLNDLVTAKEKAEESNRLKTEFIHNMSHEIRTPMNGIMGYSQLLNEPNLSPEKQKQFTKIISNSSAQLLRIMDDILEISMLDAKQTKTIANKVCLNDLLLELFSIFDLKAKENKIPLYLKKGLPNSKSIIFTDETKLSKILSNILENALKFTLTGFVEIGYQLHDDLIKIYVKDTGIGINPKMQETIFERFSQEDKENTRLYGGLGLGLSIAKENAELIGGKITLKSEKGKGSTFYVTIPYKPAFLDEEINKPNVNTAKISELTEIYTILVAEDEEVNYLYIETLFEINAPNIKVLHATNGQEAVEICKNNLEIDLVLMDIKMPVMNGYEATKQIKIIRPNLPIIAQTAYSTEGDKNISISAGCDDFISKPINGKKIFPLIAKYLTKK; encoded by the coding sequence ATGAAACCATTATTGCGGATATTGGTTGTTGAAGATTCGGAGGACGATGCCCTTTTGGTTTTGCGTCAAATAAAAAAGGGTGAATACGACACTGAATATGAACGAGTACAGACTGCCGAAACAATGAAAGCAGCACTACATAAAAAAAATTGGGATGTTGTTCTTTCTGATTATGTAATGCCCCATTTCAACGGATTAGAGGCATTGGGGGTGTTAAAAGAATCTGGCATTGACATACCATTCATAATTATTTCTGGTACAATTGGTGAAGAAGTTGCTGTGGAAGCAATGAAAGCTGGTGCTCATGATTATATCATGAAGAATAATTTAAAAAGGCTACTCCCTGCAATTGAACGAGAGTTACGTGAATCAGCAGATAGAGCAGAAAAAAGGGAGTTTGAACAAAAGCAAAAACAGACCGAAAAATTGCTCCATGAAAGTGAAGAACGATTTCGTCGGTTAGCAGAAAACGCACGGGATGTGATTTACAGAATGACGATACCCGATGGGAAATATGAATATGTAAGTCCAGCAGCTCTTTCGATTTTTGGATATTCACCCGAAGAATGCTATAATGCTCCGTTACTTATCAGACAGGCAATCCATCCCGATTGGAATAAATATTTTGAAGAACAATGGACAAATCTTATTAAAGGTGAGATGCCTCCTATTTACGAGTATCAGTTCATTCATAAATCAGGAGAGGTTCGATGGTTAAATCAACGCAACATTCTGGTATGTGATAATACTGAAAAACCAATTGCGATTGAAGGGATTGTTACTGATATTACTGAACGTAAACAAGCAGAAGAAACGTTGAAAGAGCAGTACTCTAAGCTGCAGGGTATCATTGAAAGCACAGACGCTTTGATCTTTGCTTTGGATAGGCAGTACAGGTACACCAGTTTTAATCATGGTCATGCTTCCATGATGAAGTTAATCTACAATATTGATATCAAGATTGGTCAGAATATGCTCGACTATATGATGGTGGCCGAAGATAGGGAAAAGGCGAAGCAAAATCTTGATCGAGCATTAAACGGGGAACAGATTATTGAGGAAGCATATTTCGGAGATGAGTCCAGATCAAGATTATATTTTCAAGTGTCGCATAACCCTATAAAAACGGAAAATGGTAACATTATTGGAGTCGTTGTTCTTGCCCAAGATATTTCCGAACGAAGGCAGATGGAAGAGACTCTGCGTAAAAATGAATGTACTTTAAAAGAAGCACAACGCGTTGGTCGGCTTGGCAGTTGGGAACTCAATATTATCAACAACCATCTCACATGGTCCGACCAAATCTACCGCATTTTTGAAATTGATCCTATTGAATTTGGTGCTTCCTACGAAGCCTTTTTAAATGCTATCCATCCTGACGACAGAGAAAAAGTTGATTTCGCATATACCAATTCCCTTAAAACCCATACTCCTTATACCATTGATCATCGTATCCGTTTTACCGATGGAAGGATTAAATATGTGCAGGAACAGTGTGAAACCTTTTATGATAGCGAAGGCAAACCCTTACGTTCCGTTGGAGTAGTCCAAGACATTACTGAGCGAAAAAGTGCAGAGGAAGCAATACAGCATTCAGAGTATGTAACATCAATAATGAATCAAATATCCAACGCTTTTCTTACTCACTCCGATGATGAAATATATAATCAAGTTTTAGATATTATTTTGAAGATCTTTAATTGTAAAATTGGATTGTTCGGGTATATTGACCAGAATTTCGATTTAGTCATTCCAAGTTTGACTAGAAATATATGGGACAAATGTCAGGTAGAAGATAAAACAATTAAATTTCCTCATGAATCTTGGGGTGATACTCTTTGGGGAAAAGCAATCAGGGAGAAAAAAACTTACACCTCATCCGGAACGTTTCATATTCCAATAGGACACATGCCCATCAATAATTTTATTACTGTGCCGATTGTTTATTGTAACGAAACGATAGGTTTGCTGTCCCTAGCAAATAGAGATGATAATTTTTCTGAGGAAGATTGTGATTTTTTGGAAAATATTGCAAGCTATATGTCCCCAATTCTAAAAGCCAGACTCCAACGTGACGAGCAGCTAATAAAACGTAAGATCGCTGAGGAAGAGGTCTTAAAACTTTCTAAAGGAATTGAGCAAAGCCCTGTTTCTATCATCATAACGGATATTAATGGTTCTATTGAATATGTAAATCCAAAGTTTTGCGAGCTAACAGGTTATACTAAATCAGAAGTCATTGGTGAAAATCCAAGAATATTGAAATCAGGTTTTAGTGCTATTACTGATTATAAGGTTCTATGGGATACTATTAATTCTGGAAAGGTTTGGATTGGAGAATTCTATAATAAAAAGAAAAGTGGAGAGTATTACTGGGAATCCGCTTCCATTGCTCCAATTTTTAATCCGAATAATGAGATCATACATTTCATATCGATAAAAGAGGATATTACTGAAAAGAAATATCTACTTAATGATTTAGTTACAGCTAAAGAAAAAGCGGAAGAAAGCAACCGCCTGAAAACTGAATTCATACACAATATGTCGCATGAAATCAGAACACCCATGAACGGAATTATGGGTTACTCCCAGTTGCTAAACGAACCTAATTTATCCCCCGAAAAACAAAAACAATTCACGAAAATTATTAGTAATAGCAGTGCGCAATTACTACGAATTATGGATGACATTCTAGAAATTTCAATGCTAGATGCCAAGCAAACTAAAACGATTGCCAATAAAGTATGTTTAAACGATTTACTATTAGAATTATTCTCAATTTTCGATCTAAAAGCCAAAGAGAATAAAATCCCTTTATACTTAAAAAAAGGATTGCCTAACAGTAAGAGCATAATATTTACCGATGAAACAAAACTGAGTAAAATTTTAAGCAATATACTGGAAAATGCGCTGAAATTTACGCTTACTGGTTTTGTAGAAATAGGGTATCAATTGCACGATGATCTGATCAAGATATACGTTAAAGATACGGGAATAGGAATCAACCCAAAGATGCAAGAAACCATATTTGAACGATTCTCACAAGAGGATAAGGAAAATACAAGGCTATATGGAGGGTTAGGATTAGGATTATCAATAGCAAAAGAAAATGCCGAACTAATCGGTGGGAAAATTACATTGAAATCAGAGAAAGGTAAAGGTTCAACTTTTTATGTTACCATTCCATACAAACCTGCATTTTTAGATGAAGAGATTAATAAGCCGAATGTTAATACAGCAAAAATAAGCGAGTTAACAGAAATATATACAATATTAGTAGCAGAAGACGAGGAGGTAAACTACTTATATATTGAAACGTTATTTGAAATAAATGCACCGAATATTAAAGTTTTACATGCAACAAATGGACAAGAAGCGGTAGAAATATGCAAAAACAATTTAGAAATAGATCTTGTTCTCATGGATATAAAAATGCCAGTAATGAATGGCTACGAAGCAACAAAACAAATAAAAATAATTCGCCCCAATTTGCCCATAATTGCACAAACGGCCTATTCAACTGAAGGAGATAAAAACATTTCAATATCGGCTGGTTGTGATGATTTTATTTCAAAACCGATTAATGGGAAAAAAATATTTCCATTAATTGCTAAATACTTGACAAAGAAATAA
- a CDS encoding metallophosphoesterase — translation MKQSVMFFFLIIVLSIFLLTNTYIYLKTRYAFGDVFPKNLILNVVFWFIVLAYPLGRILERVYNSSFSIFMVKIGSFWMGAMLYLILLFLLVTIFKVLNHYIEFTPYLDFKINPSYKKWMIISVYAVASLILLSGYINARFPRVNNFKLKFDKTLERTNKTRIVAVSDIHLGTLISAKRLEHLVNLINKQNPDIVLFAGDVFDEDIAPVVNNGLGKYFEQIKSRLGAFAIPGNHEYFGGVEPKLAYLRKHGVTVLRDSTVLIDNSFYIVGRDDRQSNYTTGKQRKSISELVANVDKIKPIILLDHQPFKLNESAENGIDLQISGHTHHGQLWPFNYITNAIYELSSGYKRIGNTHFIVSNGYGTWGPPIRLGNRPEILVIDFD, via the coding sequence ATGAAACAATCTGTTATGTTTTTTTTCCTAATAATAGTATTAAGCATATTCTTATTAACAAATACTTATATATACTTAAAAACCCGTTATGCTTTTGGTGATGTATTTCCAAAAAATTTAATTCTAAATGTAGTATTCTGGTTTATAGTACTTGCCTACCCATTAGGAAGAATACTTGAAAGAGTTTATAACTCTTCATTCTCCATTTTTATGGTAAAAATTGGCTCCTTCTGGATGGGTGCTATGCTATACCTAATCTTGCTCTTCCTATTAGTAACCATCTTTAAGGTTTTGAATCATTATATTGAGTTCACGCCTTACCTAGATTTTAAAATAAATCCATCCTACAAAAAATGGATGATAATATCTGTATATGCTGTTGCATCCTTAATTTTACTTTCTGGCTATATCAACGCCCGATTTCCTAGAGTTAATAACTTTAAATTGAAGTTCGATAAAACACTCGAAAGGACAAACAAAACTCGAATTGTTGCTGTTTCGGATATTCATCTTGGCACATTGATTTCAGCTAAAAGATTGGAGCATTTAGTTAATTTAATAAATAAACAAAATCCTGATATAGTCCTCTTTGCTGGAGATGTTTTTGATGAAGATATTGCTCCAGTTGTAAATAATGGTTTGGGCAAGTATTTCGAACAAATAAAATCTCGATTAGGAGCTTTTGCCATTCCCGGAAATCACGAATATTTTGGCGGTGTTGAACCAAAACTAGCCTACTTACGTAAGCATGGTGTAACCGTTTTAAGGGATAGCACCGTGCTAATCGATAACTCGTTCTACATAGTAGGTAGAGATGATCGTCAATCCAACTATACAACTGGCAAACAACGAAAGAGTATTAGTGAACTAGTTGCAAATGTAGATAAAATCAAACCTATCATTCTGCTAGATCACCAACCATTCAAACTAAACGAATCTGCTGAAAATGGGATTGATCTACAAATTTCAGGGCATACCCACCATGGTCAACTCTGGCCATTCAACTATATTACCAATGCCATTTATGAGCTAAGTAGTGGTTACAAGAGAATTGGAAATACCCATTTTATTGTCTCAAATGGTTATGGAACTTGGGGTCCACCTATACGATTAGGAAATAGACCTGAGATTCTGGTAATTGATTTTGACTAG
- a CDS encoding RNA-binding protein has protein sequence MNIFVGSLPFKIEEGDLQAIFEEYGEVTSVRIITDKFSGRSKGFGFIDMPNDEDAKKAIEHLNGAELEGRTIVVNESEERKPREGGSGGFNRGGGGGFNRGGGGGGGFNRGGSGGGYNRDRGEGGFNRGGGSGNKRGGGHRSSY, from the coding sequence ATGAACATTTTTGTAGGAAGTCTACCTTTTAAAATTGAAGAAGGTGATTTACAAGCAATCTTTGAAGAGTATGGTGAAGTTACTTCAGTAAGAATTATTACTGATAAATTTTCCGGAAGAAGCAAAGGTTTTGGCTTTATTGATATGCCAAACGATGAAGACGCAAAAAAAGCCATTGAACATCTAAATGGTGCTGAACTCGAAGGTCGTACTATTGTTGTTAACGAGTCTGAAGAAAGAAAACCAAGAGAAGGTGGAAGCGGTGGATTTAACAGAGGCGGCGGTGGCGGCTTCAACAGAGGCGGCGGCGGTGGCGGCGGTTTCAACAGAGGTGGCAGCGGTGGCGGCTACAACAGAGACCGTGGTGAAGGTGGATTCAACAGAGGCGGTGGCAGCGGTAACAAAAGAGGTGGTGGACACAGATCTAGTTACTAA